In a genomic window of Melitaea cinxia chromosome 25, ilMelCinx1.1, whole genome shotgun sequence:
- the LOC123666210 gene encoding uncharacterized protein LOC123666210 — MAVFSSHEDEILIELVSKNAPLFDTRLQAYKDNTVRDNIWEEIGKALNKTIKTRRDGIQPFSLVTASILSFVWVARLVSRRFVGSCRPATCDWLPVAVSSRGLASRSS; from the exons ATGGCCGTGTTTTCTTCGCACGAAGAcgaaattttaatagaattagTTAGTAAAAACGCACCTTTATTCGATACGAGGCTTCAAGCTTATAAAGATAATACTGTGAGAGACAATATTTGGGAAGAAATTGGAAAAGCGTTGAATAAAACAA TTAAAACGCGTCGTGATGGAATACAACCGTTTAGTTTAGTAACTGCAAGCATACTGAGTTTCGTATGGGTCGCACGACTCGTGTCGCGTAGATTCGTAGGTAGCTGTCGTCCTGCGACCTGCGACTGGTTGCCGGTCGCGGTCTCGAGTCGCGGTCTCGCGTCGCGGTCGTCTTGA
- the LOC123666004 gene encoding piggyBac transposable element-derived protein 4-like, which yields MASARRSYRLDSKEILDALVNDVDSDIEEDPEIQIEEVIQDLQEVVSVQDEVNDDADMSENVSEPDQGRSRGRSRPTLRGRTRSRGGRVRSGARSTTRCRGGRHATTSIREMDEGNGWSYQAAEQPPENPVFQEISRVLAPIDENSSLFDCFSIFFPDSFWNLLKTETNRYAAQMKAKQTRQGILKPGTMLYIWKPVTKQELKTFFSIVIHMTLVQKESFDSYWSTREIIETSFARKHMNRNRFRAIYSCLHLNDNSNYKPRNDPEYDAFFKLRPYFNELCFLCENSFYPNENLTIDEGTCGFRGRVHFRVYNKDKPDKYGMKVYMLCDAETGYILRMVPYVGDSKSVETIITELSEPYFGKWHTIYMDRFFTSPTIADLLWLKKTRTVGTVMANRRGLPQDWRQQSLEKDEMAFCHRGNLTACKWRDKRDVLILTTKHGASWTEVDAKVKGVGVTKKVKPDCILDYNHYKIGVDLNDQYVSYYSLNRKSMKWWKKMFFNLVARSLVNAYILYNKSREQRRRLRFSQFLMDCGEQLVETASDAEAGPSRGPHAVGTSTRLVGRHFMERIPSSEKKDKVARVCKVCADILKKETGKRGRKETIYYCPDCNVPLCYYPCFKIFHTKKNYVT from the exons ATGGCTTCCGCTCGGCGCAGTTACCGGCTCGATTCTAAAGAAATTCTTGATGCTTTGGTAAATGATGTTGACTCAGACATTGAGGAAGACCCGGAAATTCAAATTGAag AGGTAATTCAAGACTTACAAGAGGTGGTATCGGTCCAAGATGAAGTAAATGATGATGCTGACATGTCAGAAAACGTATCTGAACCAGACCAGGGACGGAGCCGGGGTCGCTCGAGACCTACACTTCGTGGCAGAACGAGATCGCGCGGCGGACGCGTTCGGTCAGGAGCGCGCTCGACCACCCGCTGTCGCGGCGGCAGACATGCAACAACTTCTATCAGGGAAATGGATGAAGGTAATGGATGGTCATACCAAGCAGCGGAGCAGCCGCCAGAAAATCCAGTATTTCAAGAAATATCTCGCGTATTAGCTCCGATTGATGAAAATTCGTCACTGTTCGATtgtttctcaattttttttcctgATTCTTTTTGGAACTTGCTCAAGACTGAAACAAATCGTTATGCAGCTCAAATGAAGGCTAAACAAACGCGACAAGGTATCCTGAAACCTGGCACTATGCTTTATATATGGAAACCTGTCACGAAACAGgaactaaaaacttttttttccatAGTGATTCATATGACACTCGTTCAAAAAGAAAGTTTCGATTCTTACTGGTCAACTCGTGAAATAATAGAAACTTCATTTGCCAGAAAGCACATGAATAGGAACCGATTCAGAGCTATTTACAGCTGTCTTCATTTGAACGACAACTCAAATTATAAACCACGTAATGATCCCGAATACGATGCTTTTTTCAAACTCCGACCGTATTTCAATGAACTGTGTTTTCTGTGTGAGAACAGTTTTTATCCCAACGAAAACTTGACGATCGATGAGGGCACTTGTGGATTTAGGGGTCGAGTGCACTTCAGAGTTTACAATAAAGATAAGCCCGATAAATACGGTATGAAAGTGTACATGCTTTGTGACGCGGAAACGGGCTACATACTACGCATGGTTCCCTATGTCGGCGACTCGAAATCTGTCGAGACTATTATCACGGAATTGAGTGAACCATATTTTGGTAAATGGCACACCATTTATATGGATCGTTTTTTTACGAGTCCGACAATTGCAGACTTACTTTGGCTGAAGAAAACTCGCACTGTCGGCACAGTGATGGCAAATCGTCGTGGTCTGCCACAGGATTGGCGACAACAATCTTTGGAAAAAGATGAAATGGCTTTTTGTCACCGCGGAAATCTAACTGCCTGTAAATGGAGAGATAAGCGTGATGTACTTATACTCACGACGAAACATGGAGCTAGCTGGACAGAGGTGGATGCAAAAGTCAAAGGTGTGGGCGTAACCAAAAAGGTGAAACCAGACTGCATCCTCGACTATAACCATTATAAAATTGGCGTAGATCTCAATGACCAATATGTGTCCTATTATTCGTTAAATAGAAAAAGTATGAAATGgtggaaaaaaatgtttttcaatttAGTAGCGCGTTCTCTGGTAAACGCttacattttatacaataaatccAGAGAACAACGACGCCGCCTGCGATTCTCGCAGTTTCTGATGGACTGTGGTGAACAGCTGGTGGAAACTGCATCAGATGCTGAAGCAGGACCCTCCCGTGGTCCACATGCTGTCGGGACTAGCACGAGGCTCGTCGGCAGGCACTTCATGGAGAGGATTCCAAGCTCGGAAAAGAAAGATAAAGTCGCACGAGTTTGCAAAGTGTGTGccgacattttaaaaaaagaaaccggAAAAAGGGGGCGCAAAGAGACCATTTATTACTGCCCAGACTGCAATGTTCCCCTGTGCTACTATCCCTGCTTCAAAATATtccacacaaaaaaaaattacgttacaTAA